In Desulfonatronum sp. SC1, one DNA window encodes the following:
- a CDS encoding 16S rRNA (uracil(1498)-N(3))-methyltransferase, whose protein sequence is MKSLYLAPDQWREPFQLEGSEAHHLLTVLRTRPGTTVRLFDGQGRTGTFLVRTADRKTAGLELLDQQKFPRPRREIHLALGWNKASRRGLILEKAVELRAAGLIFWQASRSQGKVPDQPKESWTDLLVNAAKQCDNPWLPTITTIPGGPEEVIRLCSSLSNHASPQTTPEAGKFLIWENASLSGLFDPGQLPGSDPTVLVLGPEGGLTEGEAQAFMDNGYLPRSLGRSTLRWETAALLCLGLCYWRIQGEASEAPENPDV, encoded by the coding sequence GTGAAATCCCTATATCTAGCCCCGGACCAATGGCGGGAACCGTTTCAACTGGAAGGTTCGGAAGCCCACCATCTGCTCACCGTCTTACGCACTCGTCCCGGAACCACCGTGCGGCTTTTCGACGGTCAGGGACGGACCGGCACGTTTCTCGTGCGAACAGCGGACCGTAAAACGGCCGGCTTGGAACTTCTCGATCAGCAAAAGTTTCCACGTCCGCGACGGGAAATCCACTTGGCCCTGGGCTGGAACAAGGCTTCACGTCGTGGGTTGATCCTGGAAAAAGCCGTGGAGCTGAGGGCCGCGGGGTTGATTTTTTGGCAGGCCTCGCGCAGTCAAGGAAAGGTTCCGGACCAACCCAAGGAGAGCTGGACCGATCTCCTGGTCAACGCGGCCAAGCAATGCGACAATCCCTGGCTGCCCACGATCACCACCATTCCCGGAGGACCCGAAGAAGTGATCCGCCTGTGCTCCAGCTTGTCCAACCACGCCTCTCCCCAAACAACTCCGGAGGCCGGAAAATTTTTGATCTGGGAAAACGCTTCCTTGAGCGGCCTGTTCGATCCCGGACAACTTCCAGGTTCCGACCCCACGGTCCTGGTCCTTGGTCCGGAAGGCGGATTGACCGAAGGCGAAGCGCAAGCCTTTATGGACAACGGCTATCTGCCCCGCTCCCTGGGCCGGTCCACCTTGCGCTGGGAAACCGCCGCCCTGCTCTGCCTCGGGCTTTGCTACTGGCGCATCCAGGGCGAAGCCTCCGAAGCCCCAGAAAATCCTGACGTCTGA
- the gcvT gene encoding glycine cleavage system aminomethyltransferase GcvT, with translation MLKTPLHAWHSAHQGRMVPFAGWDLPVQYAAGILAEHEQTRTRASVFDICHMGEFLVSGGEAEEALGRVVTLNLPKLRPGRAGYGFLLNQQGGILDDLIIYRLEQTRFLLVVNAARIDHDREWIKNLLPSTVVLEDVSEQTAKIDLQGPLSLEALQSVVPGDWRDLGYFSFRHHRFQGEDVLISRTGYTGELGYEVYLPTSSALAFWEACLQDDRARPAGLGARDTLRLEMGLPLYGQDLDEHHTPAEAGYAALLTSPTPYVGKERQMDVRERLIPLLIPGRRSARHGDMVYSTSGDARGRVTSGSFAPSLGHAVALAYVDTRFADDPEFMIRTGKAELPARRTTLPFYTQGTARIKL, from the coding sequence TTCCGTTTGCCGGATGGGATCTGCCGGTGCAATACGCCGCCGGGATTTTGGCCGAACATGAACAGACGCGAACAAGGGCTTCCGTGTTCGACATCTGCCACATGGGGGAGTTTCTGGTCTCCGGAGGGGAAGCGGAAGAAGCGTTGGGTCGCGTCGTAACCCTCAATCTTCCCAAACTGCGCCCAGGCAGAGCCGGGTACGGGTTTCTGTTGAACCAACAGGGTGGAATTCTCGACGACCTGATCATCTACCGGCTGGAGCAAACCAGGTTCCTGCTCGTGGTCAACGCCGCCCGGATCGACCATGACCGGGAGTGGATCAAAAACCTCCTGCCTTCCACGGTGGTTCTGGAGGACGTTTCGGAGCAGACCGCGAAGATTGACCTGCAAGGTCCGCTTTCCCTGGAGGCGCTGCAAAGCGTCGTGCCGGGGGATTGGCGGGACTTGGGATATTTCTCCTTTCGCCACCACCGGTTTCAGGGCGAAGACGTTCTGATCAGCCGGACAGGGTACACCGGCGAGCTGGGGTATGAAGTCTATCTGCCGACATCATCGGCTCTCGCGTTCTGGGAAGCCTGCCTGCAAGACGACCGGGCGCGCCCGGCCGGACTCGGCGCCCGGGATACCCTGCGTTTGGAAATGGGCCTGCCGCTGTACGGCCAGGACCTGGACGAGCATCATACTCCGGCCGAGGCCGGGTACGCCGCCCTGCTCACCTCCCCTACCCCTTATGTGGGCAAGGAACGCCAGATGGACGTCCGGGAGCGCCTGATTCCGCTACTCATCCCCGGCAGGCGTAGCGCCCGCCACGGAGACATGGTCTACAGCACATCCGGAGACGCGCGAGGCCGGGTCACCAGCGGCAGTTTCGCTCCGTCCCTGGGACACGCAGTGGCCCTGGCCTACGTGGACACCCGGTTCGCCGATGATCCGGAATTCATGATCCGGACCGGGAAGGCCGAGTTGCCCGCACGGCGCACCACCCTGCCTTTTTACACTCAAGGGACCGCCCGAATAAAACTATAG